In Salinibaculum sp. SYNS191, the genomic window ACCGTGCTGCCGCGGCGGTAGAAGCCGTCGCCGGTGAACAGCACCGAGCACTCCGCGTCCTCGATGCGCGTCGCAGTGGCGTCGACGCCGAAGCCGGAGAAGATAGGGACGGCGATGGCACCCACCTTGAAACAGCCATAGAGCAGCGGGACGATTTCGGGGACCATCGGCATGTAGAGGCCGACGGTGTCGCCCGTCCCGATACCCCGTTCTTCGAGGGCGTTGGCGACGCGGTTGGTCTGCTGGTGGAGTTCGTGGTAGGTCACCTCGCGGACCTCGCCGTCCTCGCCCTCCCAGATGGTGGCGACCTTGTTGCGGGTCTCCGAGTCCGGACGGGCGTGTCGGTCGACCGTGTTGTGGGCGATGTTGAGTTCGCCGCCGACGTACCAGTCGGTGAACTGCGGGCCCTCGCTGGCGTCGCGTACCTGGTCGTAGTCCTCGTAGAAGTCCAGGTCGAGGTGGTCGACGACCTCGTCCCAGAACCAGTCCAGCCCGGAGGCGTCGACGCCGTCGACGTCGCTGACGGTCCGCTCGTGGAGGTCCTCGAAGTCCTCGATGTCGTGTTCCTGCATGAACGCGTAGACGTTGCTCTCCTCGACGAACGCCTCGCTGGGCTCGTAGAGGACGTCGTCGAGTTCCGTCGTTGACTCAGGCATGTGTCTCACCAGCACCAATGTTGACGTCCCTCAAAGAACTTGTGTGACCGCGACGTAACGCCGGGGTCGCGTCCGCAGGCGCTCCCAGACGGCAGTATCCTTTTGACCGCGGCTCGCCAAACGGAGAGTATGTACGTCCGGGATGCCCGCAATCGCGACGAAGCGTGGCTGCTCGACCACATCGAGGACCTCGGTCTCGACGAGACGGCCTTTCGCTCCCGGGACTACGTCATCGCCGTCGACGAGGAGCAAAACGAACGGGCGGGCTTCGGTCGCATCCGGATTCACAAGACCGACGACGGCGAGCTCTGCGAACTGACGAGCATCGGCGTCCTGGAGGAGTGGCGCGGCCAGGGGGTCGGTGCCCACGTCGTCGAGCGGCTCGTCCAGACGGCCGGGGACAGCGACTTCGACGTCGTGTACACCCTCTCCGGCGAGGCGGAGTATCTCGCCCAGTTCGGCTTCGAACGCATCGAACCCGCCCAGTTGCCGGACACGCTCCGGAAGCGGCTCACCGAGAAGCAGGAGTCGCTGGAACCCGACGCCGTGCCGATGCGCATCGAGCCCGAACGGTTCCGGATGCCGCGGCGGCTCCGCGAGGCGTTCAAGGGGGCGCGGGCCCAGGAGGAGGACACGGAACCGGAGGAGGGACCCGAGGACTTCGGTATCGACCCCGACGAGGCGACGTACAAGTACGATACGGGGTAGCGGCGGTCGGTAGGAGGTGTGACCGAGTCACGGGCTACCTCGACTCAGTTACTGAAGGGTTAAGTCGACAGCCACATTCAGTTTTTTTCATGTTCGAACAGGAGGACCTCGACGAAATCCGCTCCGCGAAGGAGGAGTGGGAGGCGGAATCCTACGCGCCCACCGTAGACCGCTTTGGCGAGCGCAAGGAGGAGTTCACGACAGACACCGAAGGGCAGGCCGTCGACCCCCTGTACACGCCCGCGGACGTCGCCGACATCGACTACGAGGAAGACGTCGGGTTCCCCGGCGAAGACCCCTACACGCGCGGCGTCTACCCGACGATGTACCGGGGACGGCTGTGGACGATGCGCCAGTACGCGGGGATGGGGACCGCCGCCGAGACCAACGAGCGGTTCAACTACCTGCTCGACCAGGGACAGACCGGCCTCTCGATGGCCTTCGACCTGCCGACCCAGATGGGTCACGACTCCGACGACCCGATGAGTGCTGGCGAAGTCGGCAAGACCGGCGTCGCCATCGACTCGCTGGCCGACATGGAGACCGTCTTCGACGGCATTCCCCTCGATGAAGTCTCCACGTCGATGACCATCAACGCGCCCGCGAGCGTCCTGCTGGCGATGTACATCGCCGTCGGCGACCAGCAGGGCGTCGACCGCGAGGAGTTGCGGGGCACCATCCAGAACGACATCCTCAAGGAGTACATCGCCCGCAACACCTACATCTACCCGCCCGAGCCCTCGATGCGAATCATCACGGACATCTTCGACTTTTGCGCCGCGGAGACACCGAATTTCAACACTATCTCCATCTCCGGCTACCACATCCGCGAAGCCGGCTCGACCGCCGCGCAGGAAATCGCCTTCACGCTGGCCGACGGCATCGCCTACGTCGAGGCCGCCATCGACGCCGGCCTGGACGTCGACGAGTTCGCGCCGCAACTGTCCTTCTTCTTCGCCTCCTACAACAACATCTTGGAGGAGGTCGCGAAGTTCCGCGCCGCCCGCCGGATGTGGGCGAAGATTATGGAGGACCGCTTCGACACGGACAATCCCAAGTCCAAGCAACTGAAGTTCCACACTCAGACCGCCGGGTCGACGCTGACCGCCCAGCAAATCGAGAACAACGTCGTCCGCGTCGCTTACCAGGCGCTCGCCGCAGTCCTCGGCGGGACCCAGAGCCTCCACACCAACGGCAAAGACGAAGCGCTGTCGATTCCCACCGAAAAGTCCGTCCGCACTGCCCTGCGTACCCAGCAGATTCTCGCTCACGAGTCGGGCGCGGCGGACACCATCGACCCGCTCGGGGGGAGTTACTACGTCGAGAGCCTGACCGACGACCTCGAAGACGAGGCGTTCGACATCCTCGACGAAATCGACGACCGCGGCGGGATGCGCAAGTCCATCGAGAACCAGTGGGTCCAGCGCCAGATTCAGGACGTCGCCTTCGAGCGCCAGCGCGAACAGGAGGAAGGCGAGCGCATCATCGTCGGCGTCAACGAGTTCACCACCGACGAGGAAGACGAAGTCGACATCGAGGAAGTCAGCGAAGAAGAGGAGCGCAAGCAGAAACAGAACCTCGAAGCCGTCCGCGCCGAGCGCGACGACGAGGCCGTGGAAGCCGAACTCGCGGCGCTGAAAGAGGCCGCGGAGGGCGAGGAGAATCTGATGCCCTACATCATCGACGCGGTGAAAGTCTACGCCACGACGGGCGAAATCTGCGACGCGTTGCGCGATGTCTTCGGCGAGTACCAGCCCGGTATCTGAGGTGACCGAACATGGACATGCACTTCGACCACGCCGGCATCGCCACCGACGACGCGGCGGGACTGGCCGACCTCTACACCGACCTGTTCGACACCCACGTCGCCCACGAGGAGACCTTCGACGGGATGAACGTCGTCTTCCTCTCGCTTGGCAACGGCTACTTCGAACTGCTGGAACCGACCGACGACGAGGGTGCCATCGCTTCCTACCTCGACAGTAACGGGCCAGGCATTCACCACCTCGCGGTCGCGACCGGCGACATCGACGCCGCGCTCGCCCACGCACGCGAGATGGACATCGACCTCATCGACGAGGAACCCCGGGGCGGTGCGTGGGGCCACGAAGTCGCCTTCCTGCACCCAAAATCTACGGGCGGAATCCTGGTCGAGTTCGTCCAGCACTGAACGGAGTAGACGGCTCGTCGTCGTGCGTGGCCGGGAGCGCGTGGTCGCTGTGCGACCCGCGAGAACCCGGGGAAGGGCAGGCCTACCACGAGCATCCGGCGGCTTTGCCGCCGGTTTCCTGCGAGCGGCCGACCGGCCGCGAGCAGCCTTTTTCGCCCACGTTTTTGCCGCGAGCGGTGCGGTGCGCGGCGAAGCCGCGCCCGCCACCCGAGCGGGAAAAAGGTGGTGGCTAGCCGAAGTTCTCGATTTTCGCGACTTCGGGGTCGCCACCGGCCGCTTCGATGGCAGTGGTGGCGTCGTCGAGGAAGTCCGCGAATCCGTAGACGAACACCTGGGTGTCGTCGGTCAGCGCGTCGGCGACGGCCGCCTCCAGCGTGTCGGCGGGGGTGAGAATCTCGATGCTGGCACCGCGGGCACCGAGTTCAGCGAGACGGTCCTCGTGGATTGGGGCGTCGTCCCGGTAGACGATGGCCGCCTCGCCGCCGTCGTCGAGGGCGCGCTCGGCGATACCGACGGCCGGGCCGATGCCGGGACCGCCGGCGAGGACGAGCACGTGTCCTTCCTCCTCGTAGTAGGCGTCGCCGTAGGGGCCGGACACGACCAGTTCGTCGCCAGCGTCGATGGCGCGAAGGCGCGGCGAGACCTCGCCCTCGGGGTCGATGCCGATGGTCAACTCGAACGTGCCGGCGACGTCGGGCGAGGAGATAGTGTAGAACCGGGGCTGTTCCTCGCCGTCGACGGTGACGACGAGTTTGACGAACTGGCCGGGCCAGGCGTCGAAGCCCTCGGGGGTTTCGAGTTCGACAGCGATCGCGTCGGGGCCGACGTCGTGGACGGCCGCGACAGTGACGTGTGTCCGGTCCATGACAAACCTTCTAGGGAGGCACGAAAAGGTGGTTTCGGTCCGCGACGGGGCGGCGAAAATGTATGCAATTGCCATGCAGAAGGCTTAACCTCCAGCCAGGGGTAGCGGTGAAATAGCATGCCCGACGACCTGAACTGGGCCATCGGCGGCGAAGCCGGCGATGGGATTGCCTCTACAGGAAAGATCTTCGCTCAGGCGCTATCGCGGGCGGGACGACACGTTCTCACCTCGAAGGATTTCGCGTCACGAATCCGGGGTGGGTACACCGCCTACAAAGTACGAACGTCCGTCGACCGCGTCGAGAGCGTCGTGGACCGGCTGGACGTTCTCATCGCGCTGACCGAGCGGACTATCGACGAGAACATGGACGAGTTGCACGAGGGCAGCGTCATCATCTACGATGGCGACCGGACGACGATGCAGGACCTCGAAATTCCGGAGGGGATGATCGGGCTCGACGTGCCCCTGAAAGGGCTCGCCGAGGACGCCGGCGGAGCCATCATGGCCAACGTCGTCGCGCTGGGTGCGGCCTGCGCCGTGGCCGACTTCCCCATCGAGAACCTCGACGAGTCCCTGACCAAGCGGTTCAAGGACAAGGGGTCGGCCATCGTCGAGAACAACAAGGAGGCCGCTCGGCTCGGCCAGGAGTACGTCGAGGAGGAGTACGACTACGACTTCGACTACGACCTGGAAACGACCGACAACGACTACGTCCTCCTCAACGGGAACGAGGCGCTCGGGATGGGCGCGCTCGCCGCCGGCTGTCGCTTCTACGCTGGCTACCCCATCACGCCGGCCACCTCCATCATGGAGTATCTCATCGGCCGCATCGACGACTACGGCGGGAAGGTCGTCCAGGCCGAGGACGAACTCTCCGCCATCAACATGGCACTCGGCGCGGCGCGGGCGGGCGCACGCTCGATGACCGCCACGTCCGGGGCCGGCATCGACCTGATGACCGAGACGTTCGGGCTGGTCGCCCAGTCCGAGACGCCGCTGGTCATCACCGACGTCCAGCGCTCGGGTCCCTCGACCGGGATGCCGACCAAGCAGGAACAGGGCGACCTCAACATGGCCCTGTACGGCGGCCACGGTGAAGTCCCGCGCTTCGTCGTCGCGCCGACCACCGTCTCCCAGTGCTTCTGGAAGGCCATCGAGGCGTTCAACCTCGCCGAGAAGTACTCGACGCCCGTGTTCCTCGTCTCCGACCTCGCGCTGTCGGTGACCGAACAGACCTTCGAGCCGTCGACGTTCGACATGGACGCGGTCGAAATCGACCGCGGGAAGGTCGTCGACGAGGAGGACATCGACACCTGGCTGGACGAACAGGGCCGCTTCCAGCCGCACTTCCCGACCGCCGACGGCGTCAGCCCGCGTGCCTTCCCCGGCACCGAGGACGGCGCACACATGACGACCGGCCTGGAGCACGACGCGCTCGGTCGCCGGACGGAGGACCAGGAGATTCGCGTCGAGCAGGTCGACAAGCGCGAGCGCAAGGTCCAGACCGCGCGGGAGCAGGAGGACTGGAGTCCGCGGGAGTTCGGCGAACCCGACGCGGACACGCTCGTCATCTCCTGGGGGTCCAACGAGGGAGCCATCCGCGAGGGCATGGACATCCTCGAGGAGGAGGGCATCGACATCCGCCTGCTCTCGGTTCCGTACCTCCACCCGCGGCCGGACCTCTCGGATGCCATCGAGGCAGCCGAGACGACCATCGTCGTCGAGTGTAACGCGACCGGGCAGTTCGCGGACCTCATCGAACACGACGTGCTCGAACGGGTCAACCGCATCAACAAGTACACCGGCGTGCGATTCAAGGCCGACGAACTCGCAGAGGACATCGAGGACGCGATTGCGGAACCACAGGAGGCAGCACAATGAGCTCAGACGTCAGATTCGTCGACTTCAAGTCCGACAAGCAACCCACCTGGTGTCCCGGCTGCGGCGACTTCGGGACCATGAACGGTATGATGAAGGCCCTCGCCGAGACGGGCAACGACCCCGACAACACGTTCGTGGTCGCCGGCATCGGCTGTTCCGGGAAGATCGGGACTTACATGCACAGCTACGCGCTCCACGGCGTCCACGGCCGCGCGCTACCCGTGGGCACGGGCGTGAAACTGGCCAACCCCGACCTCGAAGTGATGGTCGCCGGCGGCGACGGCGACGGCTACTCCATCGGGTCGGGCCACTTCATCCACGCGGTCCGCCGGAACGTCGACATGTCCTACGTCGTCATGGACAACCGCATCTACGGCCTGACGAAGGGCCAGGCCTCGCCGACCTCACGTGAGGACTTCGAGACCTCGACCAGCCCCGACGGCACTAACATGCCGCCGGTGAACCCGCTCGCGCTCGCGCTGGCGGCCGGCGCGACGTTCATCGCGCAGTCCTTCAGTTCCGACAGCCAGCGCCACACGGAAATCGTCAAGCAGGCCATCGAACACGACGGCTTCGGCTTCGTCAACACCTACTCGCCCTGCGTGACGTTCAACGACGTGGACACCTACGACTACTTCCGCGACACCATCGTCGACCTGGGGGAGGAGGACCACGACCCCCACGACAGGGAAGCGGCCAAGCGGAAGATTCTGGAGGGCGACAAGGAGTACATGGGCGTCATCTACCAGGACGACGACTCCGTCCCCTTCGAGGAGCGCGAGGGCGTCGACCAGAACATGTCGGAGATTCCCGACGGCGCGCCCGACGACGCCATGGACCTCGTCCGCGAGTTCTACTGAACCGCTCCATCTCTCGACTCACTTCTCCCGGCGGTCGGCCGCACTAGTCCGGACTGTGGATTTTCGCAACCTGTTCGGAGATGGCCTGCGGGACCTCCGTGTGACCTCGCGGGAACGTCCACGTCCGGTCCGGTATCTCCCCCGCTCGCCGGACGGTGATGGACACGTCGCCTTCCATCGTGTCCTCCGCACTCATGTACAGGTAGACGCCGATGCCGGCGACGACGAGTCCCAGGAGCACCAGCAGGCCCTGGGCGTCGCCCCGCACCTGCAGGCCACCGAAAAAGAGGAGCGCACCCAGGATTGCCAGCGCGATGCCGACGAGTCGCCGGAGCGTCGCCCGGTTCTCGCTGTCGGTGCGGCCGTACCGCGTGCCGACCACGGTATCGGACGTTAGCAGGACGCTCTCGACCTCCCGCTGCTGTTCCGTCCCGCTCGCCGCTTCCGACACCGACAGCACTCGCCGGTCTGTCACGGCCGTAATCTGCCCCCGTCCCGTCGCCGAGGCCTGCAAGTTCTCCTCGGGCGGGATGTGCGGTTCGAGAACGCTTTCGTCTTGTGACTGTTTGGCAGCCATTCAGGCGACTGGTACTCATGTCTGTTTGAAAAATATTTCTGCTCGATTACGATTCACTGCCCGAACGCCTGCGGCGAAATATCTTCCCGACGACGTACGAACTGGAACGAGCGACACCTGCTGTTCTCCGCGGCTCGTGTCAACTCAATTGTTTTTCCTGGCGTTTCACCGACGACACACAACAGAATTGGCATCCACGACTTGTACGTCGGGTCCCAAAGCGGAGGTATGCACGTCTTCTGGCACCGCTGCGACCTCCGTATCCCCGACAATCGGGGGCTCGCCCTCGCTGCGCGGGAGGGGAGCGTCCTCCCGGTCTACGTCGTCGAGCGCGAGATGCTGAAGCAGATCGGCAAGCGCCAGCGCGCGTTCTTCATGGCGGGGGTTCGCGACCTGAAGCGGGGCTACCGTGACCTCGGCGGTGACCTCCTCGTCCGCGCCGGGGCGCCCGAGGAGGTACTCCCGAACGTCGTGGCGGAGTACGGCGCCGACGGAGTCTACTACAATCGCCTCTACCGACCGGCCCGACGGAACCGCGAGCGCCGTGTCGACGCGGCCGTCCCGACGGAGGCAGTGACGGACGCAGTACTGGTCGACCCCGGCAAATTGGCGCCCCAGTACGAGAACCACGGCCGCTTCTACGACGACTGGCAGGACCAGCCGAAAGCCGCCCCGTTCGAGATTCCCGACCGGGAGTCCCTCGTTGACGTCTCCGACGAGACGACTGCACCGCGCATCGAGGCCGACATCGAACTACCGTCGGCGGGCTACCGAGCGGCACGCGAGCGCTACGACCGCTTCCTGGACGTGGGCATCGAGACGTACAGCGACACCCGCGACGACATGCGGGCTGCTGTCGAACGTCCGGTCGGTGCAGTCTCGCGGCTCTCGCCGTACATCGCCGCGGGGATGCTTGGCATCCGCGAGGTCTGGGCCGACGCCACCGAGCGCCACGACGCCGTCTCGGGAAGCGCCCGGAAGAACGTCCAGAAGTTCCGCTACGAACTCTCCTGGCGCGAGGCGAACTACCTCCTCCTGTTCCACAATCCCGACCTCCTGACGACGAACTACAAGTCGTTCCCGAAGCCAATCGCCTGGGTGAACGACGCGGACCACTTCGCGGCCTGGAGGCGCGGCGAGACGGGCTATCCGCTCGTCGATGCGGGGATGCGGCAGTTGAACCAGGAGGGATACGTCCACAACCGCCCGCGCCAGAACGTCGCTTCGTTCCTGACGAAGCACCTGCTGGTCGACTGGCGCGAAGGGGCGCGGTACTTCGCGAAGCAACTGGTCGACCACGACCCTGCCAACAACTACGGGAACTGGCAGTGGATAGCCTCCACCGGGACCGACAGCGTGGCCGTCCGCATCTTCGACCCCGTCGCCCAGATGCGCAAGTACGACGCAGACGCGACCTACGTGCAGGAGTACGTCCCGGAGTTACGGGGCGTCGACCCCGACCGCATCGTCGACTGGCCGACGCTCTCAGACGCCGGCCGCGAGCGACTGGCACCGGAGTACTGCCATCCCATCGTCGACCGCAACGCGGCCTACGACCGTGCACAGGACGTCTTCGAAGAAGCGCTCGGCAAACGGTGACTACCGGCTGCTCGCTGGTAGCGGGAGCAGGCGGGCCAGTGTCGTTCGCAGGATTGGGCCGAAAGAAAGGACGGCAGACCGAATTTACAGTTCCGCGGCGACGTGGTGGGCGGCGATGCTGTCGGCGAGGTCGACGTCGAAGTATTCGGCGAGCAGTGCGAGCGTGATGGACTCGGCCACGTCGGTCGCGACGTCCTGGTCGAGTACGTCGGCGAAGACGGACTCGCCGGGAACGGGATTGTTCGCGACTGTGCTGCGGAGCGTGGCCGCGTCGGCGTCGGTGACCCCGGAAGCCAGCGCCTGCAACTGGAGGTACATCTCGATGCCGGCTGCCAGATAGCGGGCCGCCCGGTCCTCGTAGTCCGGGACGTCGACGATAGTCGAGAGGTACCTGGCGGCGCTGGTCTCGACGACGTCGACGGTGTCCTCGACCCACTCCCGGATGTCGTCGCGGCCGGCGTCCGAATCCAGTTGTTCCGCGGCCTGCGCTGCGAGGTCGGCCTCCTCCTCGGCCACGTCGTGGAAGACGTTGCCGACGATGACCGCGTCCGCGCCGGCGTCGAGAACGGACTGTGCGTTTTCGCGGTTGTCCAGCCCGCCGCCGTACCAGACGCGCGACCACGAGACGCCGTCGGTCACCTCCTCCAGAATGTCGACTGCCTCCTCGCCGCCGAAGGTGCCGGAGTACTCCAGATAGATGACCTCGCTCTCCAGGTGGGTCTCGGCGGCCATCGCGTGCTGTTTGGCCTCGCGGGGGGTCAGCAGGTCCTCGGCCGTGACGTTGGCCTCGCGGGCGGCCGCGCTGTCGACGTTCATGATGATGTAGGCCTCGAAGACGGCCTCGTGGAGCATCCACGAGGCGGCGAAATCGGAGAGACGGCCCTCGATAGTGCTGCCCAGCGGGAGCGGGAGTTTCTCGGCGATGAGCCCCGGCGCGACGTCCTCTTTCACGTGCTCGACGCCCTTGCCGAGCGTGCCGACCAGCGACTCGCTGTCCCCGTTGAGGACCTCCGGGACAGCCATGAACTCGGCGCGGTCGCGTATCTCCTCGGTGACGTGGGTGGCCTCGCTCGGTTCGTGGAAGGCGGGGACGTCCAGGCCGTCGAGGATGTCGAACGTCTCCGCGGTGTTCTGTTCGGTCACGTCCCGGGAGCCGCCGACGGAGACAGCGCTGGTGTGTGAGAGATAGAGCGGGTAGGCCAGCGGCAGTTGTTTCTCCTCCTCGGGGTCGACCTTCGTGATGTGGTCCCACCTCGCCGGCACGGGATTGGTATCCAGCGAGAGGAGCGTTCGACCGCCGATAGAGATGGCCGCTCCGAGCGAGTCGACCGTCTGAACGATGTCTGCGAGCCCCGGCATTACTGGCACACTCTCCGGGGAGATTTAAAAAGCGTATCCACTTATCGCGCGGTGTGTTATCGTGCGGCAATACCGT contains:
- a CDS encoding GNAT family N-acetyltransferase, with the translated sequence MYVRDARNRDEAWLLDHIEDLGLDETAFRSRDYVIAVDEEQNERAGFGRIRIHKTDDGELCELTSIGVLEEWRGQGVGAHVVERLVQTAGDSDFDVVYTLSGEAEYLAQFGFERIEPAQLPDTLRKRLTEKQESLEPDAVPMRIEPERFRMPRRLREAFKGARAQEEDTEPEEGPEDFGIDPDEATYKYDTG
- a CDS encoding acyl-CoA mutase large subunit family protein — its product is MFEQEDLDEIRSAKEEWEAESYAPTVDRFGERKEEFTTDTEGQAVDPLYTPADVADIDYEEDVGFPGEDPYTRGVYPTMYRGRLWTMRQYAGMGTAAETNERFNYLLDQGQTGLSMAFDLPTQMGHDSDDPMSAGEVGKTGVAIDSLADMETVFDGIPLDEVSTSMTINAPASVLLAMYIAVGDQQGVDREELRGTIQNDILKEYIARNTYIYPPEPSMRIITDIFDFCAAETPNFNTISISGYHIREAGSTAAQEIAFTLADGIAYVEAAIDAGLDVDEFAPQLSFFFASYNNILEEVAKFRAARRMWAKIMEDRFDTDNPKSKQLKFHTQTAGSTLTAQQIENNVVRVAYQALAAVLGGTQSLHTNGKDEALSIPTEKSVRTALRTQQILAHESGAADTIDPLGGSYYVESLTDDLEDEAFDILDEIDDRGGMRKSIENQWVQRQIQDVAFERQREQEEGERIIVGVNEFTTDEEDEVDIEEVSEEEERKQKQNLEAVRAERDDEAVEAELAALKEAAEGEENLMPYIIDAVKVYATTGEICDALRDVFGEYQPGI
- the mce gene encoding methylmalonyl-CoA epimerase, encoding MHFDHAGIATDDAAGLADLYTDLFDTHVAHEETFDGMNVVFLSLGNGYFELLEPTDDEGAIASYLDSNGPGIHHLAVATGDIDAALAHAREMDIDLIDEEPRGGAWGHEVAFLHPKSTGGILVEFVQH
- a CDS encoding FAD-dependent oxidoreductase, with protein sequence MDRTHVTVAAVHDVGPDAIAVELETPEGFDAWPGQFVKLVVTVDGEEQPRFYTISSPDVAGTFELTIGIDPEGEVSPRLRAIDAGDELVVSGPYGDAYYEEEGHVLVLAGGPGIGPAVGIAERALDDGGEAAIVYRDDAPIHEDRLAELGARGASIEILTPADTLEAAVADALTDDTQVFVYGFADFLDDATTAIEAAGGDPEVAKIENFG
- a CDS encoding 2-oxoacid:acceptor oxidoreductase subunit alpha, coding for MPDDLNWAIGGEAGDGIASTGKIFAQALSRAGRHVLTSKDFASRIRGGYTAYKVRTSVDRVESVVDRLDVLIALTERTIDENMDELHEGSVIIYDGDRTTMQDLEIPEGMIGLDVPLKGLAEDAGGAIMANVVALGAACAVADFPIENLDESLTKRFKDKGSAIVENNKEAARLGQEYVEEEYDYDFDYDLETTDNDYVLLNGNEALGMGALAAGCRFYAGYPITPATSIMEYLIGRIDDYGGKVVQAEDELSAINMALGAARAGARSMTATSGAGIDLMTETFGLVAQSETPLVITDVQRSGPSTGMPTKQEQGDLNMALYGGHGEVPRFVVAPTTVSQCFWKAIEAFNLAEKYSTPVFLVSDLALSVTEQTFEPSTFDMDAVEIDRGKVVDEEDIDTWLDEQGRFQPHFPTADGVSPRAFPGTEDGAHMTTGLEHDALGRRTEDQEIRVEQVDKRERKVQTAREQEDWSPREFGEPDADTLVISWGSNEGAIREGMDILEEEGIDIRLLSVPYLHPRPDLSDAIEAAETTIVVECNATGQFADLIEHDVLERVNRINKYTGVRFKADELAEDIEDAIAEPQEAAQ
- a CDS encoding 2-oxoacid:ferredoxin oxidoreductase subunit beta, whose amino-acid sequence is MSSDVRFVDFKSDKQPTWCPGCGDFGTMNGMMKALAETGNDPDNTFVVAGIGCSGKIGTYMHSYALHGVHGRALPVGTGVKLANPDLEVMVAGGDGDGYSIGSGHFIHAVRRNVDMSYVVMDNRIYGLTKGQASPTSREDFETSTSPDGTNMPPVNPLALALAAGATFIAQSFSSDSQRHTEIVKQAIEHDGFGFVNTYSPCVTFNDVDTYDYFRDTIVDLGEEDHDPHDREAAKRKILEGDKEYMGVIYQDDDSVPFEEREGVDQNMSEIPDGAPDDAMDLVREFY
- a CDS encoding cryptochrome/photolyase family protein, with the protein product MHVFWHRCDLRIPDNRGLALAAREGSVLPVYVVEREMLKQIGKRQRAFFMAGVRDLKRGYRDLGGDLLVRAGAPEEVLPNVVAEYGADGVYYNRLYRPARRNRERRVDAAVPTEAVTDAVLVDPGKLAPQYENHGRFYDDWQDQPKAAPFEIPDRESLVDVSDETTAPRIEADIELPSAGYRAARERYDRFLDVGIETYSDTRDDMRAAVERPVGAVSRLSPYIAAGMLGIREVWADATERHDAVSGSARKNVQKFRYELSWREANYLLLFHNPDLLTTNYKSFPKPIAWVNDADHFAAWRRGETGYPLVDAGMRQLNQEGYVHNRPRQNVASFLTKHLLVDWREGARYFAKQLVDHDPANNYGNWQWIASTGTDSVAVRIFDPVAQMRKYDADATYVQEYVPELRGVDPDRIVDWPTLSDAGRERLAPEYCHPIVDRNAAYDRAQDVFEEALGKR
- a CDS encoding heptaprenylglyceryl phosphate synthase, whose amino-acid sequence is MPGLADIVQTVDSLGAAISIGGRTLLSLDTNPVPARWDHITKVDPEEEKQLPLAYPLYLSHTSAVSVGGSRDVTEQNTAETFDILDGLDVPAFHEPSEATHVTEEIRDRAEFMAVPEVLNGDSESLVGTLGKGVEHVKEDVAPGLIAEKLPLPLGSTIEGRLSDFAASWMLHEAVFEAYIIMNVDSAAAREANVTAEDLLTPREAKQHAMAAETHLESEVIYLEYSGTFGGEEAVDILEEVTDGVSWSRVWYGGGLDNRENAQSVLDAGADAVIVGNVFHDVAEEEADLAAQAAEQLDSDAGRDDIREWVEDTVDVVETSAARYLSTIVDVPDYEDRAARYLAAGIEMYLQLQALASGVTDADAATLRSTVANNPVPGESVFADVLDQDVATDVAESITLALLAEYFDVDLADSIAAHHVAAEL